The Thermodesulfobacteriota bacterium genome includes the window GCACGCCCTGAGATTTCTCGTCTCGGAGTAGAGGTGGCAGATGGATTTGATGTTGCAGAGGACCGAGAAATCGCCGGGGTCGTCGTCGCTCGTATCGCCGAGGAGCATGTAGTTCATCCAGTGAGCCATTTCCTGCCCCAGGGCGTCGAGCGCAGGGGTGACGTTTATCGAGCCGCCGAGGTTGTAGCTCCCGCTGCAGCCGGTTTCGTGGTACTTGCACGGAAACCCTTCCTTGCCCTTTTGCTGGTCGTAAAGCGTCGGCGTGACGACGACTACGCTGATGTCCGAGGGTTCGAGCGAAAGCACCTCTTCCTCGAGGTCGGGATGGTTCTCGATGACGCAGTTGACTACGAGCCCGTAATAGTCGTCGACGGTGCGGACGGCGTCCGTCAGCTCGTCGGGCGTGTAGTAGTCCATGTGACGGAATTCAATGCCGAGCGGCGTAATCGAGGCCGCGGCCTGACCGCCCCTGGTGCCGGTCTCGCTCTCGCTTCCTCCTCCTCCGCAGGAGGCGATCAAAAGCAGTATGAGACATGCCAGGGCAGCGATGACCAGTAAATAAAGCCGGGCCGAGCCGGCGCCGTTAAAATGTTTCGTTTTCAATTGCTTCTCCCGTTTTCTCCCTTGCGGACGCACCCGTAGCGGTCCCCCTTAGATGCCTCGATAACCCGGAGTCCCCGCGTTTGCGGACGCGCTTCATCTGCGTCCGCTGCGGCCGGGGCCGTGATGTACTATCAGAGGAAAACGGAGCGCGGATTTACGTGCCGGTTGCGCCCCTTTGGGAACCTTCCGGAGGCCGTCCTCCGGGAGGTCTTTTGTATATGCAGGAATCGTATATCTCTTTCGGAGGCGGCTCTATTGGACGAAGGTTGAAATGATTTCCAATACCGGGGTATTAGGCAGGGGATATATATGGGGAAAAAGACTTAGCTCATCTTCGGATCGGGGGCGGACGGAATACATCCGCGTACGGCTTCCAGGCGGTTATGACGCCGTGGGTGTAGTTATAAAAACTACAGATTAATAAAATTAATGTTTACATCGAGATATCCGATGCACTATAATTGGGGTGTCGGCAACAATTGTCCGGGGCGGGTTATACAAAAAACTTTTTTAAAGGAGGCGTTCGATGAATTTAACCAGACTTATAGCTTTGCCGGTTTTGTTTTTGTTCGTTGTAGTGGGAAGCATCGGGGGCTGTAGCGATAACAACAACAATCTTCCGCCGGGGGCTTGCGAGATGCCGCGTCTCACCAGGGATTTCGGCGGTGAATTCTACGACTTCGTCGACGAGGACGACGGCATTGTAATGTCTGTCACATCGGACGGAGTGACGGCGCTTATAGATATTTCGGACATCGACGATCCGGCCGACGGATTTCTTCTCGTGGCCGACGTAGTGGGCGATAACCGGGCAGAGGTGTTCGAGGCCGATACGGAAGTGGACGACGAAATCGTTACCGTGGACGCTTCGGGCGAAGCGGTAAGGCACAACAGCGGCCGGAGGCTCGACCTGAACAACCTTATCGTAGGCGATCTCGAGTTTATAGACTTCTCGGGTGAGTGCGAGATAATTGCGCCGTAACGGGAAGGGGCAGTAGCGGTACCCGGATTGTTACGACATTTGGAATAGAGTAATAATTATATTCTTCGGGGGAAGGCCGAAAGGTCTTCCCTTTTTTTGTGCCCATGGTCCGGAGGGGTATTGCTGCGCTGCTTATGCAGCTTGCAATATTATGGATTGGGATGAGGGTATAGTGGTGCTCTTCAATCAAATTCGAGTTCACTGCTTTTACGAACCCTTTAAAGGCAAAAGCAAGGGACTAACTGCAACTACAAAAGCTGGTGGAGGCTGTGCGGGGTTGGCGGCCTTGCGGGGGACGTACGGTGGTGGCTGGTAGGTATGGAGAAGGGGTTCTCTACTTTTCCTTGATGAAAAGTAGTACACACGAAGTGTGATTTACGACGAAGTACCTTCATGGATTTTTGCAACTGAAGTGCGAAAGGTGGTAATAGAAATGCGCCGCTACTTCGATTGCGTGCGGCTGCGAGCCGCCGGGCCGGGGACACGTAGTGTCTTTTTCGGCATAGCGCGATAGTTGCCAAGACCACCGGAAGCGCGTCGGGTGGTCCTAGCCGAGCGCTGCCACTTCGAATTCCAGCGGGCGTGGCCCGCCGCGGGTGGTGCGCTGTCCGGAAAGTTTCCCATTCATTTCAGGAATTTCGCATTTTGTGAGCAAATGCGAATCTTTTTTTGAAACTTCGCATCGAACTTTGTATGTCTGCATTGAATAGGGTAAAAATTAAAGGAGCGGAAGCCGGCGACGGGGCGCACCCGGCCTCATCGATCGAGCCCGCGGGCCGCCGGGAGATAAAAAAATATGTCCGCATTGACACCATCAGGCCCGGCGGGTAACGTGTAAGTAAGCACTTACTTTCATGCCGCCAGGGTTGCCCGGAAATGCTGAAAGACAGTCGATAAGTGTCTGCGTCAAATCACGATGCGAGGATAGCCAGATAAAATGAGTACATTTCAAAGGACAGCTGTATTCATAATAGCTCTCGCCGCCACGGGTGTTTTGCTCGCGGCCTGCAAGGGCCAGAAACCTGCCGCGCCGCCTCCTCCGGAGGTCACGGTGAGCAAGCCCCTTGTCAGGGAGGTCATGGAGTGGGACGAGTACACGGGGCGTCTCGAAGCGGTCGATTCGGTCGACGTGAGGGCCCGCGTGAGCGGCTACCTGCAGTCGATTCACTTCAAGGACGGCCAGATCGTGAAGGAGGGGGACCTCCTCTTCGTCATCGACCCGAGGCCGTACCAGGCCGAGCTCGACAGGGCCGAGGCGGAGCTCAAGCTGGCCAAGGCGAGGCTCTCTTTGGCACAGAACGATCTCGCGCGTGCGAAGAACCTTCTCAGCGCAAAGGCCATCTCCGTCGAAGAGGCCGATACGAGGGCGTCTGACGAGAAGGTCGCCGAGGCCACGGTGCAGCAGGCCGAGGCCGCCGTCGACGCCGCGAAGCTGAACGTCGAGTTCACGCAGGTAAGGGCGCCGATAACAGGACTCATAAGCAGAAAATACGTAACCGAGGGGAACCTCATTAACGGCGGGACGGGCGGCACGCTCCTTACGACGATTGTCTCGCTCGACCCGATTTATTGCTACTTCGAGGCCGACGAGCAGTCGTTCCTCAGGTACAACCGTCTCGAAAAAGAGGGGCTTCGCCCCGAATCGCGCCAGAGCGAGAGCCCGGCCTACCTGGAGCTCGCGGACGAGACCGGGTTCCCGCACAAGGGCTACGTCGATTTTCTCGATAACAGGATCGACACCCAGACGGGCACCATCAGGGGGAGAGGCGTGTTCGAGAACCCGGGCGATATTCTGACGCCGGGGCTCTTCGCGAAGATAAAGATAGTCGGAAGCGCTCCTTACGAGACTATTCTCCTCCCCGACGAGGCCATAGGCAGCGACCAGTCGCAGAAGTTCGTCCTCGTGGTCAACCCCGAGAATACCGTCGAATACAGGCAGGTCGAGCTCGGGCCCAAGATCAACGGCTTCAGGGTTATAAGGAGCGGGGTGAAGCCCGAAGACAAGATCATCGTAAAGGGCTTACAGAGGGTCGCCCCGGGGGCGGTCGTAAGCCCTGTCGAGCAAGCCCTCGTGGTCAAGAACGATAATTTTCTCACGCCCGGTATCGCGTCCGGCAGCCCCAAAGGAAGCACTGGAGGGTAATTAATGTTCTCCCGGTTTTTTGTAGACAGGCCGATCTTCGCGACGGTCCTATCCATACTTATCGTAATCGTCGGTCTGATCGCGTATTTCACACTCCCCGTAAGCCAGTATCCGGAGGTCACGCCGCCGACGGTGGTCGTGCGCGCGTCATACCCCGGGGCCAACCCGGAGACTATCGCCGAGACGGTCGCGACGCCGCTCGAGCAGGAGATAAACGGCGTCGAGGACATGCTCTACATGTCGTCGCAGTCTACCAGCGACGGCGCGATGCAGCTCACCATCACATTCGCTCTCGGAACGGACATCGACAAGGCGCAGGTCCTCGTCGAGAACAGGGTGTCGGTTGCGGAGCCCAGGCTTCCCGAAGAGGTGAGGCGTATAGGCGTCACGGTGAGGAAGAGCTCGCCCGACATGCTGCTCGTCGTTCACCTCGTTTCGCCGGACGACACTTACGACCAGCTCTACGTCAGTAACTATGCACTCATAAACGTGTACGACGTTCTCACGCGTATCCAGGGCGTCGGCAGCGTCACCGTATTCGGCGCCAGGGAATACTCGATGAGGATATGGCTCGACCCGGAGAAGCTCTATTCGCTGGGGCTCACGGTGAACGACGTCATACAGTCGCTCCGCGAGCAGAACATAGAGGTAGCCGCGGGCATCGTGGGGCAG containing:
- a CDS encoding efflux RND transporter periplasmic adaptor subunit, translating into MSTFQRTAVFIIALAATGVLLAACKGQKPAAPPPPEVTVSKPLVREVMEWDEYTGRLEAVDSVDVRARVSGYLQSIHFKDGQIVKEGDLLFVIDPRPYQAELDRAEAELKLAKARLSLAQNDLARAKNLLSAKAISVEEADTRASDEKVAEATVQQAEAAVDAAKLNVEFTQVRAPITGLISRKYVTEGNLINGGTGGTLLTTIVSLDPIYCYFEADEQSFLRYNRLEKEGLRPESRQSESPAYLELADETGFPHKGYVDFLDNRIDTQTGTIRGRGVFENPGDILTPGLFAKIKIVGSAPYETILLPDEAIGSDQSQKFVLVVNPENTVEYRQVELGPKINGFRVIRSGVKPEDKIIVKGLQRVAPGAVVSPVEQALVVKNDNFLTPGIASGSPKGSTGG